From Serratia fonticola:
TTACAAGGCCAAATTAGGAATTCGCCGTAAGGGAATTCAAGCCTTAGAGCCTGTCCATAATGGAAGGCTTCATTATCAACCTCGCTGAAGTGCCTTAGGAGGCTGTTTTATGCGCAACTTTGATCTTTCCCCGCTGTACCGTTCCGCGATCGGTTTTGATCGCCTGTTCAACGCCCTTGAGGCTGGCCAAAGCCAGGGTAACGGTGGCTATCCGCCGTACAACGTTGAGCTGGTTGATGAAAATCATTACCGCATTGCCATCGCGGTAGCCGGGTTTGCCGAGCAGGAACTGGAGATCACCACGCAAGACAATCTGTTGATTGTGCGCGGGGCTCACACCCACGAGCCTGCTGAGAGAACCTATTTATATCAAGGCATTGCCGAGCGTAACTTTGAACGCAAATTCCAGCTGGCCGAGCATATTCAAATTAGAGGCGCCAAACTGGAAAACGGCCTGCTGTATATCGATCTGGAACGTATCGTGCCGGAAACGTTAAAGCCGCGTCGGATCGAAATTAAGTAATTGTTGTTGTATCACCGTGCCTGCCGTTAGGGGGCAAACTTTGAATCTCGCTTCTTGGAAGGAGTTTATACTATGCGTAACTACGATTTATCCCCACTTCTGCGTCAATGGATCGGTTTTGACAAACTGGCCAGCTCAATGGGAGGCCAGGAGCCACAAGGGTTCCCCCCATATAACATTGAGAAAAGCGACGACAACCACTATCGCATTTCCCTGGCGTTAGCCGGGTTCAAACAGAGCGAACTGGATATTGAAGTGGAAGGCCCACGCCTGACCGTGCGTGGCAACCCCACACCGCCGGAAAAACAGGTGGAGTATCTGCATCAGGGGCTGGTATGCAAAGAGTTCAGCCTGACCTTTACCCTGGCAGAGCACCTGCAGGTGGCCGAAGCCAAATTTGAAAACGGCCTGCTGCACATCGATCTGGTACGCCACGTGCCGGAAGCCTTGCAGCCACAACGCATCAGCATCGGTAGCACTCCGGAGCTGGAAGCCAAATAAGCGGCTGAAAAAAAACAAAAACTTGCGGGGGAGGTCCATTCGGGCCTCCCCCGTTGCATTCTGTGGCATACCCCACATTACCCCCCCGCACCTTATGTCAGAATCCCTATTAATTGCAGGCATTTAATCGCATAGAGATTGTTAAACTTTGGGTAAGGATGTGACGTATGAGTGATATCGCCCTGACCGTCAGCATGTTGGCGTTGGTGGCTATTCTCGGGTTATGGATTGGCAACTGGAAAGTGTATGGCGTGGGTTTAGGGATAGGCGGCGTCTTGTTCGGTGGCATCATCGTCGGGCACTTTGCACAGACTTACCAGATCACTCTCAACGGCGACATGCTGCACTTTATTCAGGAGTTCGGTCTGATCCTGTTTGTGTACACCATCGGTATTCAGGTTGGCCCTGGTTTCTTCTCGTCCCTGCGCGTTTCCGGCCTCAAGCTCAATGGCTTCGCCATTCTGCTGGTGCTGGTGGGCGGCGTGGTGGCGGCGATTGTCCATAAGCTGTTTGCCGTGCCGCTGCCAATCATTCTCGGCGTGTTCTCCGGCGCGGTGACCAACACCCCGGCGCTTGGTGCCGGGCAGCAGATACTCACCGATCTGGGTTCCGATCCGGAGCTGGTTAACCGCATGGGGATGGGCTATGCAATGGCTTACCCATTCGGTATCTGCGGCATTCTGCTGGTGATGTGGCTGATCCGGCTGTTCTTCCGCATCAATATCGATAAGGAAGCGCAGGAGTTTGAGGATAGCCTGGGGAGTAACCGCGA
This genomic window contains:
- the ibpA gene encoding small heat shock chaperone IbpA, producing the protein MRNFDLSPLYRSAIGFDRLFNALEAGQSQGNGGYPPYNVELVDENHYRIAIAVAGFAEQELEITTQDNLLIVRGAHTHEPAERTYLYQGIAERNFERKFQLAEHIQIRGAKLENGLLYIDLERIVPETLKPRRIEIK
- the ibpB gene encoding small heat shock chaperone IbpB, with the translated sequence MRNYDLSPLLRQWIGFDKLASSMGGQEPQGFPPYNIEKSDDNHYRISLALAGFKQSELDIEVEGPRLTVRGNPTPPEKQVEYLHQGLVCKEFSLTFTLAEHLQVAEAKFENGLLHIDLVRHVPEALQPQRISIGSTPELEAK